Proteins found in one Brachyspira murdochii DSM 12563 genomic segment:
- a CDS encoding phosphopantetheine-binding protein: MTIEEQIKQIVIEAANLEDMTIYDIDTDAPLFGDELGLDSIDALEIGVAIRKKFNISFSDIEENNKKHFYSVATLAQYIRENSDNK; this comes from the coding sequence ATGACTATTGAAGAACAAATAAAACAGATAGTAATAGAGGCGGCTAATTTGGAAGATATGACAATATATGATATAGATACAGATGCTCCTTTATTCGGTGATGAATTGGGACTTGATTCTATAGATGCTTTGGAAATAGGCGTTGCTATAAGAAAGAAATTTAATATAAGTTTTTCTGATATAGAAGAAAACAATAAAAAACATTTCTATTCTGTTGCAACATTGGCACAATATATAAGAGAAAATTCAGATAATAAATAA
- a CDS encoding beta-ketoacyl synthase chain length factor, whose protein sequence is MSDLCFKVLDWDFFAPNIDKKFILDNINSDIKITYGEASPDLDFIPRAQKRRLSQITKLSFESVKNILKENEQMPIFFVSKYGEIKQQYNISKKIVTEHEVSPALFSFSVFNTAAAQLTIFYKNHERAVAVTCYDNFVDTALIQAVSFLNNSEHSKALIIIADEKLPESYEAISRCVNYSFAFSCIISKEDADINMNIIESDIKKDENSIIDFIKFISADNNASLKLGKIELTKK, encoded by the coding sequence ATGTCGGATTTATGTTTTAAGGTTTTGGATTGGGATTTTTTTGCCCCTAATATAGATAAAAAATTTATATTGGATAATATAAACAGCGATATAAAAATTACTTATGGCGAAGCCAGTCCGGATTTAGATTTTATACCAAGAGCACAGAAAAGAAGACTTAGTCAGATAACTAAATTATCATTTGAATCCGTAAAAAATATACTTAAAGAAAATGAACAAATGCCTATATTTTTTGTATCTAAATATGGCGAGATAAAACAGCAGTATAATATATCTAAAAAAATAGTAACAGAACATGAAGTATCACCTGCACTTTTTAGTTTTTCTGTTTTTAATACAGCAGCAGCACAGCTTACAATATTTTATAAAAATCATGAGAGAGCAGTTGCTGTTACATGCTATGATAATTTTGTAGATACGGCACTTATACAGGCTGTTTCTTTTTTAAATAATTCTGAACATAGTAAAGCACTTATAATAATAGCGGATGAAAAACTGCCTGAAAGCTATGAAGCTATATCAAGATGTGTTAATTATTCTTTTGCCTTTTCATGCATTATCTCAAAGGAAGATGCTGATATAAATATGAATATCATTGAAAGTGATATAAAAAAAGATGAAAACTCTATTATTGATTTTATTAAATTTATATCAGCAGATAACAATGCCAGTTTAAAATTGGGAAAAATCGAATTAACAAAAAAATAA
- a CDS encoding MerR family transcriptional regulator produces MTIAEVSKKTELSADTLRYYERIGIIPEIERSESGIRNYTDYDLGWIEFSKCMRNSGMSIESIIEYIKLYNKGDATLEARKQLLVSQRDAMQEKLNELQATLDKLNKKIENYGHQMSVHEKDMLKSKNN; encoded by the coding sequence ATGACAATAGCAGAAGTTAGTAAAAAAACAGAATTATCCGCTGACACTTTAAGGTATTATGAAAGAATAGGAATAATACCAGAAATAGAAAGAAGCGAAAGCGGAATAAGAAATTATACTGATTATGATTTGGGCTGGATAGAGTTTTCAAAATGTATGCGAAACTCTGGAATGTCTATAGAATCGATAATAGAATATATAAAGCTATACAATAAAGGTGATGCAACACTAGAAGCTAGAAAACAGCTTTTAGTAAGTCAGAGAGATGCTATGCAGGAAAAATTAAATGAACTTCAGGCTACTTTAGATAAACTAAATAAAAAAATAGAAAATTACGGACATCAAATGTCAGTACATGAAAAAGATATGCTCAAAAGTAAAAATAATTAA
- a CDS encoding cyclophilin-like fold protein, producing the protein MKIKKYFLSLLIFYIMASIACNSVYGDNTTMENLNVLNTSVNVKIKDKEYKLKLYDNQTAKDFLALLPLTVNMNDLNSNEKYYNLSKILTTKTENIGSIKTGDFLLYGNNCIVLFYESFRTSYSYTRLGYIENTESLKETLGRGSVEITFSAASEN; encoded by the coding sequence ATGAAAATAAAAAAATATTTTTTAAGTTTATTAATTTTTTATATTATGGCATCTATTGCCTGCAATTCAGTTTACGGAGATAATACAACTATGGAAAATTTAAATGTTTTAAATACTTCAGTTAATGTAAAAATAAAAGACAAAGAATATAAATTAAAACTATATGATAATCAAACAGCAAAAGATTTTTTAGCTCTTCTTCCTTTAACTGTTAATATGAATGATTTAAACAGCAATGAAAAATATTATAATTTAAGCAAAATCCTTACAACTAAAACTGAAAATATAGGAAGCATAAAAACAGGTGATTTTTTACTATATGGTAATAACTGCATAGTATTATTTTATGAAAGTTTTAGAACTTCATACAGTTATACGAGACTTGGATATATAGAAAATACAGAAAGTTTAAAAGAAACACTTGGAAGGGGAAGCGTTGAAATAACTTTTAGTGCCGCTAGTGAAAATTAA
- a CDS encoding aldo/keto reductase has translation MKTVKLNNGLEMPILGFGVFQIPDYEECKKSVLNAIEAGYRLIDTAAAYFNEKAVGDAIKESGINRKELFITTKLWITDAGYDNAKKAFELSMEKLGLDYLDLYLIHQPFGDYYGSWRAMENLYSEGKIKSIGVCNFYPDRLLDLVMHNKIAPMINQIETHPFFQREEDNKLMKEYGIQIESWGPFAEGRNNMFTNETITKIAKKHNKTTAQVILNWLIKRNVVVIPKSVHKERIIENFNVFDFELDDSDMNEISKLDTKKSLFLSHTDIETVKYLCNYKI, from the coding sequence ATGAAAACTGTAAAATTAAATAACGGACTTGAAATGCCTATATTAGGATTCGGAGTTTTTCAAATACCAGATTATGAAGAATGTAAAAAATCAGTATTAAATGCCATTGAAGCAGGATACAGATTGATAGATACTGCCGCAGCATATTTTAATGAAAAAGCTGTGGGTGATGCTATAAAAGAAAGCGGTATTAATAGAAAAGAATTATTTATAACAACTAAATTATGGATAACAGATGCTGGATATGATAATGCTAAAAAGGCTTTTGAATTATCTATGGAAAAACTAGGTTTAGATTATTTGGATTTATATCTTATACATCAGCCTTTTGGTGATTATTATGGTTCTTGGAGAGCTATGGAAAATTTATATAGTGAAGGAAAAATTAAGTCTATAGGAGTGTGTAACTTTTATCCGGATAGATTATTAGATTTAGTTATGCATAACAAAATAGCTCCTATGATTAATCAAATAGAAACTCACCCATTTTTTCAAAGAGAAGAAGATAATAAACTTATGAAAGAATACGGCATTCAAATAGAATCTTGGGGACCTTTTGCTGAAGGAAGAAACAATATGTTTACTAATGAAACTATTACAAAAATAGCAAAAAAACATAATAAAACCACTGCTCAAGTTATATTAAATTGGCTCATAAAAAGAAATGTTGTTGTCATACCAAAAAGCGTTCATAAAGAAAGAATTATAGAAAACTTTAATGTGTTTGATTTTGAATTAGATGATAGTGATATGAATGAAATATCAAAGCTAGATACAAAAAAGAGTTTATTTTTATCACATACTGATATTGAAACTGTAAAATATTTATGCAATTATAAAATTTAA
- a CDS encoding aldo/keto reductase: MKKIFFSLLFTFILIITIFSLNKKAEANTNMENNKVVFNFNTKTAKLNSGYEIPLNGIGTYSLLNDECYNSVLFALQNGVRLIDTAYIYRNEEEVGKAVKDSKIDRKDIFIITKLYPNQYSDAENAINEALKKLDVEYIDMMLLHHPSGNDVEAYKAMEKAVKEGKIRSIGLSNWYIKELKEFLPKINIMPALVQNEIHPYYQDTDVIEYIQSLGIAVQGWYPLGGRGHQRELLNDKVLKDIAQKYKKSVAQIILRWNLQREVIVIPGSSNREHIIENTEIYDFELSDDDMKKIAELNRDEKHDWY, encoded by the coding sequence ATGAAAAAAATATTTTTTAGCTTGTTATTTACTTTCATTTTAATTATCACAATATTTTCATTAAATAAAAAAGCAGAGGCAAATACTAATATGGAAAACAATAAAGTAGTTTTTAACTTCAATACAAAAACAGCAAAATTAAACAGCGGATACGAAATACCATTAAACGGCATAGGTACATATAGTCTATTAAATGATGAATGCTACAATTCTGTACTTTTTGCTTTACAAAATGGTGTAAGATTAATTGATACAGCATATATATACAGAAATGAAGAAGAGGTTGGAAAAGCTGTAAAAGATTCAAAGATTGATAGAAAAGATATTTTTATTATTACAAAATTGTATCCTAATCAATACAGCGATGCAGAAAATGCTATAAATGAAGCATTAAAAAAATTAGATGTTGAATATATTGATATGATGCTTCTTCATCACCCAAGCGGAAACGATGTTGAAGCATACAAGGCTATGGAGAAAGCGGTAAAAGAAGGAAAGATTCGCTCTATTGGACTTTCTAATTGGTACATAAAAGAATTAAAAGAGTTTCTTCCTAAAATAAATATAATGCCTGCTTTAGTTCAAAATGAAATACACCCATATTATCAGGATACTGATGTTATAGAGTATATTCAAAGTTTGGGTATAGCTGTTCAAGGCTGGTATCCTTTGGGCGGAAGAGGACATCAAAGAGAACTTTTAAATGACAAAGTATTAAAAGATATTGCTCAAAAATATAAAAAGTCTGTCGCACAAATTATATTAAGATGGAATTTGCAAAGAGAAGTAATTGTAATACCGGGCTCTAGCAATAGAGAGCATATAATAGAAAATACAGAGATATACGATTTTGAATTAAGTGATGATGACATGAAAAAAATAGCAGAATTAAACCGTGATGAAAAACATGATTGGTATTAA
- a CDS encoding aldo/keto reductase, whose translation MQKRKLGNLEVSEIGLGCMGYGVVYDEHYDKRELISVIHEAIELGINFFDTAEAYGPYKNEEVVGEALEKYRDKVVIATKCGIKTVNGKPVLNAKRETIIKSLEGSLKRLKTDCIDLYYIHRVDPNTPIEEAADTMKDLIKEGKIKHWGISEAGVNTIKKADEVCKLTAIQSEYSIMWREPEKELIPLLEKLNIGFVPFSPLGKGFLTGRFNNASDFSNNDFRSSIPRFQKENIKDNYTLVEVLEDIARRKNVTKSQIALAWVVHQKPFIVPIFGTRKIERLRENIASVNVEFSKEELEDINKAISSIKIYGERYPKEHLEIVGK comes from the coding sequence ATGCAAAAAAGAAAATTAGGTAATTTGGAAGTATCAGAAATAGGTTTAGGCTGTATGGGATATGGTGTCGTGTATGATGAGCATTATGACAAAAGAGAATTAATATCCGTTATACATGAGGCTATAGAATTGGGTATTAATTTTTTTGATACGGCAGAGGCTTACGGTCCATACAAAAATGAAGAGGTTGTAGGAGAGGCATTAGAAAAATACAGAGATAAAGTTGTAATAGCTACAAAATGCGGAATAAAAACTGTAAATGGCAAACCTGTACTTAATGCTAAAAGAGAAACTATAATAAAATCATTGGAAGGTTCATTAAAAAGACTTAAAACGGACTGTATTGATTTGTACTATATTCATAGAGTTGATCCTAATACTCCAATAGAGGAAGCAGCCGATACAATGAAAGATTTAATAAAAGAAGGTAAAATAAAACATTGGGGAATTTCTGAAGCAGGTGTTAATACTATAAAAAAAGCTGATGAAGTATGCAAATTGACAGCTATACAAAGCGAATATTCTATAATGTGGAGAGAGCCTGAAAAGGAACTTATACCGTTGTTAGAAAAATTAAATATTGGTTTTGTACCTTTCTCACCTTTAGGTAAAGGTTTTTTGACAGGAAGATTTAATAATGCTTCAGACTTTTCAAATAATGATTTTAGAAGCTCTATTCCTAGATTTCAAAAAGAAAATATAAAAGATAATTATACTTTAGTTGAAGTTTTGGAAGATATAGCAAGAAGAAAAAATGTAACAAAATCTCAAATAGCATTAGCTTGGGTAGTGCATCAAAAACCATTTATAGTACCAATATTCGGAACAAGAAAAATAGAGAGATTAAGAGAGAATATAGCTTCTGTCAATGTAGAGTTTAGCAAAGAGGAATTAGAAGATATTAATAAAGCTATTTCAAGCATAAAAATATACGGAGAGAGATATCCAAAGGAGCATTTAGAGATAGTAGGAAAATAA
- a CDS encoding flavodoxin: protein MKILIAYYSHSANTKKLAEIIAKVLKSEFQNVKIDFFYTEPEKPYSSNYNKVLEESKRDIKNNHKPKLKNNIASIDDYDVIFIGSPNWWNTMASPVGSFISSFDFSNKIIMPFCTHGGGGAGIIRTDIEKLTKSKQVGKILSVYGNTSSINNSESEIEKWIKNIKINVK, encoded by the coding sequence ATGAAAATATTAATAGCATATTATTCACATTCAGCAAATACTAAAAAACTTGCTGAAATTATAGCAAAAGTTCTAAAATCAGAATTTCAAAATGTAAAAATAGATTTTTTCTATACTGAACCAGAAAAACCATACTCATCAAACTATAATAAAGTATTAGAAGAATCTAAAAGAGATATAAAAAATAATCATAAACCAAAATTAAAAAACAATATTGCAAGTATAGATGATTATGATGTTATATTTATAGGAAGCCCTAATTGGTGGAATACAATGGCAAGTCCTGTAGGCTCTTTTATAAGCAGTTTTGACTTTTCTAATAAAATTATTATGCCTTTCTGTACACATGGAGGAGGCGGAGCTGGTATAATAAGAACAGATATAGAAAAATTAACTAAATCAAAACAGGTTGGAAAAATATTAAGCGTATATGGAAATACAAGCAGTATAAATAATTCAGAAAGCGAAATAGAAAAATGGATTAAAAATATAAAAATAAATGTAAAATAA
- a CDS encoding (R)-mandelonitrile lyase has product MSDYEYQKAPEKTVFIKKGEGRKFKGSKECFTGDVEVELLTDANEDSHFSVAYVTFEAGARSAWHTHPCGQHLIVVEGIGLTQEEGGEILEFHEGEALYCPKDKKHWHGASPDCRMKHIAITGDKDGNNVTWLEHVTDEEYNAYKNNKK; this is encoded by the coding sequence ATGTCAGATTATGAATACCAAAAAGCACCAGAAAAAACAGTATTTATAAAAAAAGGAGAAGGAAGAAAATTTAAAGGTTCAAAGGAATGTTTCACAGGCGATGTTGAAGTAGAATTATTAACAGATGCTAATGAAGATTCTCACTTTTCTGTAGCCTATGTAACATTTGAAGCAGGTGCAAGAAGTGCATGGCATACTCACCCATGCGGTCAGCATTTGATAGTAGTTGAAGGCATAGGACTTACTCAGGAAGAAGGAGGAGAGATTTTAGAGTTTCATGAGGGAGAAGCACTTTACTGCCCTAAAGATAAAAAACATTGGCATGGAGCCTCTCCAGACTGCAGAATGAAGCATATTGCAATAACAGGCGATAAAGACGGTAATAATGTTACTTGGTTAGAACATGTTACTGATGAAGAATATAATGCTTATAAAAATAATAAAAAATAA